From the Deltaproteobacteria bacterium genome, the window CAAAGCCCGCATTGTAACCAAAGAAGAGGCCATCGAGAATTTAATAAAATTTAAAGCCCATTCCATTATTCTCTCCAGGGTATCGGACAAACCGATGGAAATCTGCCCCACCTGGCCTAAACGCTGTTTGTATTGGAATATGGAAAAACACGGGTTGAAATGCATACAACGTTGAAAAATTGATTCGGTTGGCAGAAGTCTCTTTATATAGGATGGCCGGAAGGCACCGGTTGAAATCCAAAGGGTCCGGGCGGAAAGAAATGAAGGCCGGATTATCTTAAAGTTATGGTAAGGAAGGACAATAATGGAGAAGGCAGCGATTTTTGAAGAAATATATAGGGGGTATCTGAACGAGATAGCCAATACGGATTTAACCCGGATCATGGATAAACTTGGTTTGATACTGGAGCAGGGAGAGACCATTATCCCTTTTTATGGAACTCCCTATCGGATTTCAGCTCAAGGCATTGTTGATCAACAGGGGGACCGGCCAACCCACTCGATTTGTGTTATTCTTTGCAAATATCTGCTCCTATGCCCTGAAAAAGAGCCAGCCGGATCCGATTGGGTCAGTTACAAGGAGTTTAAGGATGGGGGACCTTTTTTCGGCGGATTTCTGAACAACGCCGAAAAGCCGATCAGCCGGACTTTTTCAGGACGTCTTTCGGATCTTCGGCA encodes:
- a CDS encoding DUF3786 domain-containing protein encodes the protein MEKAAIFEEIYRGYLNEIANTDLTRIMDKLGLILEQGETIIPFYGTPYRISAQGIVDQQGDRPTHSICVILCKYLLLCPEKEPAGSDWVSYKEFKDGGPFFGGFLNNAEKPISRTFSGRLSDLRQASVELGGRPVETAISADLVLRFEALPKVPVLMVFNDRDDDFPAHCSLLFERRAEKYLDMECLAMTGWALSEYLKRKST